In Agromyces sp. G08B096, a genomic segment contains:
- a CDS encoding YceI family protein, protein MQKRTKIITASIVAGVLVLGATAAIAGPIVYRDLIVGEADAAPSVTARPSNGADASAEASDLSGAWTATDGSFAGYRVDEVLNGTDVTVTGRTSQVTGDLEVEGLTLTSAAFEVDVASIETDSGNRDEYFRSTAMRVAEFPTASFVLTEPITVDAAPTVGAVQTVQATGDLTLAGVTKPVTVELQAVLNGETGQVAGSIPITFADYGVEAPNLGFVSVEPDGFVEFSLELTRA, encoded by the coding sequence ATGCAGAAGCGCACCAAGATCATCACCGCCTCGATCGTCGCCGGAGTCCTCGTGCTCGGCGCCACCGCCGCCATCGCGGGCCCCATCGTCTACCGCGACCTCATCGTCGGCGAAGCCGACGCGGCGCCGAGCGTCACGGCGCGGCCGTCGAACGGCGCGGATGCCTCGGCCGAGGCATCCGATCTCAGCGGTGCGTGGACCGCGACCGACGGATCGTTCGCCGGCTACCGGGTCGACGAGGTGCTGAACGGCACGGATGTCACCGTGACCGGGCGCACCTCGCAGGTGACGGGCGACCTCGAGGTCGAGGGCCTGACGCTCACGTCCGCGGCGTTCGAGGTCGACGTCGCCTCGATCGAGACGGATTCGGGCAACCGCGACGAGTACTTCCGGTCGACCGCGATGCGGGTCGCCGAGTTCCCGACGGCGAGCTTCGTGCTGACCGAGCCGATCACCGTCGATGCCGCGCCGACTGTCGGGGCCGTGCAGACGGTGCAGGCCACGGGCGACCTCACGCTCGCGGGCGTGACGAAGCCGGTCACGGTCGAGCTGCAGGCGGTGCTGAACGGCGAGACCGGGCAGGTGGCGGGGAGCATCCCCATCACGTTCGCCGACTACGGCGTCGAAGCGCCGAACCTGGGCTTCGTGTCGGTCGAGCCCGACGGGTTCGTCGAGTTCTCGCTCGAGCTGACGCGGGCGTAG
- a CDS encoding class I SAM-dependent methyltransferase, with the protein MTFDAVRAAYGSRVAEYVEAVGEVEHVPDDDRRRILEWATGVTGPVLDVGSGPGQWTDLLRRAGVDIEGVEPVPEFVAQARRLYPDSRYHEGRAERLDAPDASLGGILAWYSLIHTDPEAIDPPLAEFARALAPGGSLLVGFFTGARLEPFEHAVVTAYYWPAKQLAGRIESAGFTIDAVHVRFDPGVAPGPGSRPQAIVVATRTA; encoded by the coding sequence GTGACGTTCGACGCGGTCCGGGCGGCCTACGGCTCCCGAGTCGCCGAGTACGTCGAGGCGGTGGGCGAGGTCGAGCATGTGCCCGACGACGACCGACGGCGGATCCTCGAGTGGGCGACCGGTGTCACGGGGCCCGTGCTCGACGTCGGCTCGGGGCCCGGACAGTGGACCGATCTCCTGCGCCGGGCCGGCGTCGACATCGAGGGGGTCGAACCGGTGCCCGAGTTCGTCGCGCAGGCGAGGCGCCTGTACCCGGACTCGCGGTACCACGAGGGCCGCGCCGAGCGACTGGATGCCCCGGACGCGAGCCTCGGCGGCATCCTCGCGTGGTATTCGCTCATCCACACCGACCCCGAGGCGATCGACCCCCCGCTCGCGGAGTTCGCACGGGCGCTCGCGCCGGGCGGCTCGCTCCTGGTCGGGTTCTTCACGGGGGCGAGGCTCGAGCCGTTCGAGCATGCGGTGGTGACGGCGTACTACTGGCCCGCGAAGCAGCTCGCCGGGCGGATCGAATCGGCGGGGTTCACGATCGACGCGGTCCACGTCCGCTTCGATCCCGGGGTGGCGCCCGGGCCAGGATCCCGCCCGCAGGCGATCGTCGTCGCGACGCGCACCGCCTGA
- a CDS encoding DUF3626 domain-containing protein: METGRMETAPSPWRTAVRAIAERAEPGVAMPAEARIVLHFHPEADLRGEPVLRRILEQGRYASQFVTGTSNGGLTARPGGDRWEWESRLFGGAYDEHGPEHRPAYGALHLDRDPYGAAPRFGSAYLRLRPAVVGRATFVYPDSAFQPRLFGVAERMRLLEAYRADRVDEPLNRYIEAQVHGGVEVPADVEALVVDPDFDDEETLALAEAAGLLIERHPGYRLDLAVVEANPEYRGPEAVEAAREIAVDGVLTPTIVGRARAERRLDPQLVKYVWHHVARFGRTWPVEP; the protein is encoded by the coding sequence ATGGAGACCGGGCGGATGGAGACGGCGCCCAGCCCGTGGCGCACCGCCGTCCGAGCCATCGCCGAACGTGCGGAGCCGGGCGTGGCGATGCCGGCGGAGGCGCGGATCGTGCTGCACTTCCACCCCGAGGCCGACCTCCGCGGCGAGCCGGTGCTCCGGCGCATCCTGGAGCAGGGCCGGTACGCGTCGCAGTTCGTGACGGGAACGAGCAACGGCGGACTGACCGCGCGGCCCGGCGGCGACCGCTGGGAGTGGGAGAGCCGGCTGTTCGGGGGCGCATATGACGAGCACGGGCCGGAACACCGGCCGGCGTACGGCGCCCTGCATCTCGACCGCGACCCGTACGGAGCGGCACCCCGCTTCGGCTCCGCCTACTTGCGCCTGCGCCCGGCGGTCGTCGGCCGCGCGACCTTCGTCTACCCCGACAGCGCGTTCCAGCCGCGGCTGTTCGGCGTCGCCGAGCGCATGCGTCTCCTCGAGGCGTATCGGGCGGATCGGGTGGACGAGCCGCTCAACCGCTACATCGAGGCGCAGGTGCACGGGGGCGTCGAGGTTCCGGCGGACGTGGAGGCACTGGTCGTCGACCCCGACTTCGACGACGAGGAGACGCTGGCTCTCGCGGAGGCAGCCGGCCTCCTCATCGAACGACACCCCGGTTACCGCCTCGACCTGGCCGTCGTCGAGGCGAATCCGGAGTACCGCGGCCCCGAGGCCGTCGAGGCAGCCAGGGAGATCGCGGTCGACGGGGTGCTCACGCCGACGATCGTCGGCCGGGCGCGCGCCGAACGCCGCCTCGACCCGCAGCTCGTGAAGTACGTGTGGCACCATGTCGCCCGGTTCGGCCGCACCTGGCCGGTCGAGCCGTGA
- a CDS encoding helix-turn-helix domain-containing protein, which translates to MADNPPDYDLADRIALTEPAQVQAIGHALRTTILQLLHERAATVTELATALERPKSTVAHHVDVLARAGLVRVVRTRKVRAIEERFYGRTARLFFVAAERSPAGEAMPRDFNDFEVAARESAAAFDDGRLWGFIRHARISEAQASEFWDRMAELVEEFDRTPRSGETTYGFAIGLYPMTHPTLPPAE; encoded by the coding sequence ATGGCCGACAACCCCCCGGACTACGACCTCGCCGATCGGATCGCCCTCACCGAGCCCGCCCAGGTCCAGGCGATCGGCCACGCCCTGCGCACCACGATCCTGCAGTTGCTGCACGAGCGGGCGGCGACGGTCACCGAGCTCGCGACGGCCCTCGAGCGCCCGAAGAGCACCGTCGCCCACCATGTCGACGTGCTCGCCCGCGCCGGCCTGGTCCGGGTCGTGCGGACTCGGAAAGTGCGGGCCATCGAGGAGCGCTTCTACGGGCGCACGGCGCGACTGTTCTTCGTGGCGGCGGAGCGGTCGCCCGCCGGCGAGGCGATGCCCCGCGATTTCAACGACTTCGAGGTCGCCGCCCGCGAATCGGCGGCGGCGTTCGACGACGGGCGGCTCTGGGGCTTCATCCGGCATGCGCGCATCTCCGAAGCGCAGGCGTCCGAGTTCTGGGATCGGATGGCCGAGCTCGTCGAGGAGTTCGACCGGACGCCGAGGTCGGGCGAGACCACCTACGGCTTCGCGATCGGCCTCTACCCCATGACGCATCCGACCCTCCCCCCGGCGGAGTGA